In Candidatus Syntrophoarchaeum caldarius, the following are encoded in one genomic region:
- a CDS encoding membrane protein has translation MLLVLLLTLVLLAGVASAAEEETPAWELWSSALELAVCIVVVGASFLAYDKTKHNTLLYLGLTFICLSVAIDAQILGAMGGGEATRIIHHIGMLGAMVLMAKIVITPLVLK, from the coding sequence ATGCTGCTGGTGTTGCTTCTAACACTGGTCTTACTCGCTGGTGTGGCATCTGCTGCAGAAGAGGAGACACCAGCGTGGGAACTGTGGTCGAGCGCGCTTGAGCTTGCGGTCTGCATTGTTGTTGTGGGTGCAAGTTTTCTCGCATACGATAAGACAAAGCACAACACACTGCTCTATCTGGGACTGACGTTCATCTGTCTCTCGGTCGCAATAGATGCACAGATTCTTGGAGCGATGGGCGGTGGCGAGGCTACAAGAATAATTCATCACATCGGTATGCTCGGTGCCATGGTGTTGATGGCAAAGATTGTGATAACACCGCTTGTGCTAAAGTAG